tattaaatattaattattcaaacaatttatatatataaataaatagtttaatatgcatatatattttttgaaaattatttaattttttataagcaatattaatttaaaataaaaattattaataaaaatgttttatacaaattattaattaaaattataaattaaatgagtttgcacattattttaataataataatcgaatttaaaattaattgattaatttataaaaaaatttaattgaatttgagaTACAATATTAATCGaatttagataaataaaataatattcatgTAATCTATCCATTTACATCCTAAAAGAAATTTCCCAActtataaacttttaatataattataaaaagccAAGAAACTTCTCAACGATCCTCTTTCAAAGAGGAGTGAATATAAGAACCGTACGTATGATTTCATTTGATTCTGAAACCGTTTCAAATGTTACATCCTTTATTCAACATTGCACAAATACAAGGGAAACCAAAGCTAGCCTTTCCCATTTCAGAACACCACAGACAAGCCAAGGGCTCTAGTCAACTCTGTTAAAAAGGCTGGAAGAGCAGGCCATCCACTAGCAGTCACTAGGTTGCCGTGCCTCACACACCCTTCAGACTCCACCACTTCCCCACCACCCACCTTTACAATGGCCTTCATTCCATGGCTGCTTGCGCATCTCTTTCCCTGATTAATCAAACAACTACTCATTACTAAATTCTCAATCAACAAATATGTATAATTGGTGGCAATTCATTAATCAATTAAGTACCTTTAGAGTACCGGCAGCAGCCAGAAGCCACTTCCCTTGTCCAATTGCTGCAACGATCTTGCCCCTGTCAGCGAATTCCTTGATCAAAGAAACCACTTTCTCATTTATGACCAGCAACTCCGGGGACCTGCCTCCAGGCAACACCAAGCAGTCATAGTCATCAACGGAAATGTCACTCCAGTTAGCGTTAACTACGAAGTTGTGGCCCCGCTTTTCGCTGCATACTAGGGCTCCCTCGTCGTCCTGGATGGCGGTAACGCAGCTCTCCCCCTTTTTCTTGCTTGGGCAAACTGCATCAACCTTGCAGCCCAGACCTTGTAGAGCCCGGAATGGTACATTTACCTCGTAATCTTCTACATAATCCTATAAAACACAAGTTATATTATGAATTGCAATTGTAGGCAGGCTATTTACTGATTTCTATCCTACAAAATTTTGGCTAGCTTACCGCTAACACAACCAGTACTGAATTCATGTGGGATCTTGAAATTTTGGCTCCCATGGACTCAAGTAGAACTCTCATATATTCACCGTGTCCTGGCCACCCAATAGAACTAACAAGATTGCCGTCCTTAAGACAAGCAGTAATGTCAAGAACCGATTCTACACCAGGCTGCTCCCACCAGGTGCCTCCTGCAAGCTCAATGATGGGTTTCAAGCTGGTAAAAGCAGTGCATCGCTTGCCTTGGAGGAGTCCTGCTGCTGCCAACATGAGTTGGCTATGGCAGCTTGTGATTAAAGGCTTCCCTGTTTCTGCAAATCTTCTTACCATACTGATCACCTTGTCATCAGCGCTGAGGATCTCAGTAAACCTGCCTCCAGGTATTATGAGTGTATCATACGATTCTACAGTTTCGTCCTCGTAGTTTGCGTTGAGTGTGAAGAAATGGCCCTGTAATTCTGTATATAGCTGCAAATTTAAAACACCCATGAATTGGCTACCTTTGTTGTTGGGATATAGAAGGATTATGGATTAAGAACATTACCTCAAAGCCCAAGTAATCATGAATGGCGGTGAAGCATTTATCGCCGGAACGCTTGCCGGGAGAGGCACAATCAACCCTCACACCCAAGGATTGAAGCATAAAGAAGGGCACAATCACTTCATAATCTTCCATGTAGTCCCCGCATAGTATGAGAGCTGATTTTTGAGCAACGGAACCCATGGTTTCTATCCTTTTACTTGAATCTGTGAGACTGCGGAATCAGGAGGAAGCTATTTATTCATAAAGCATGAGGCTTTATTCCCCCAGAAAGTAGGAGGAAAATGAAGTGGAAGAGTGGAGGGCTTCAATTAATTGAGGACCAGTGATTTTATTGGTAGGTATAGTTGAGGATTATATTCACGTTTAAATTGCACTCAACAGCCTCATCTACTTCTTGTCCTTTATGCCATCCGTTTTAGTTTTATAACCCAAAACTTCACATTTTCATAATAATAAAGACAACTTTTTTAGCATCAAGTcattatgttattttattttattgagaaTTGAATAGAAATAATTACGTAATGCTTTACAGTTGAAATGCTAATTTTCTGGGCCGGCCGAGTTGAATGAAGAACCATTGCTTAATAAAACTGTATTCATCATCTTAATAGAAAATCTAAACCTGTGAAATATGGAGACATTTCAAGTGATCAACATATTACATTGATGTTATAAACAATCAGGAAATGCTAGAGTTACAAATGATATCTGCGTCGCCCGGCAAATCATCACTATCACTCACCTCTTCTCCATTTCAGGTTCAAATGACTATGAACGAACCAAAAATAGGATGGCAGGCttcatatatgaaaaaaaattgaaagctCGCCAATGATATGGTCGAACAAAAGTATGCCGAAAATTCAAGgcatacattaaaaaaaattcagtccGATCTCGGCCTGTTAGAACCGCCTTTGCTATTGTTGTAAACTGGTAAGTGCCATCGGGAGCCATGTTTCCTTTTGCCATAACAACGCCAATAAATTACCAATATTGACGCTACAAAGCAAATTGGCACTGCCCATCTGTatacaaaaaatgaaaaaaaaaaaaaaaaaaaaaaaaaagagaaaaattaacaatattaaAAACATTGCAGACTTGGTTTTTATGGCTATGAACAGAATGCTCGACTATTACACTgcagaaaattaaaagataatacTCAATTCCGATAGCAAATCGCCAGCTTAAGATACAACAGGCCTCTCTTTTAGTTAGGAACAAAAGAAGAAATGTTGAATTACCTGTCCAAATCAAGGATAGGGCTGTAAACAACTGTTTCCCAGGTTGCTACAATAAAATGCCAAATCGGATTATAATAGAGAGATTCTGCAGACCAGAACATCCTTGTGTATGTCTCCAAGAAGATAAAAAGTATCCACGCGCCCATTTCTATCAAAATGAACTTTATAATGAACCGGCCCACTACCACCATTACAAGGGAGAAGGCAACCAACCAATTGAAAAGCCTTTGGTTGTATTCTTTTATAAATAGAGATTTGGACTTCCCCAACATCTGCAGGTTCACACAATACATTCATAGACGCCCAATTCAGCTAATGAAAATGAGCAAGCAAGCAAATATCATCAGggaaataataatgaaataacTATGGTTGATCATTTGAGAGAAATCTTTCACATTACATGATGTAACAAGTTTACCAGGTACCATTTAGAGGGCCACTTCCAATGAGATCAAGATTAACATAATTTAAGATTAGTTGACATCTTAAATGATGATATTTTTCTCCATTGATAATTCTGCTTTAAACACTATCTAAAACAATGAGGAAGTAATAACGGCACATATGATTTCCACTCTTTCAAAATGCAACCAACTCAAGCATCAGTGTCAATCACTAAAACAAATTTggaaatagaaagaaaaaaatggtAAAAAAGAAGTGCATAATTCCATAATTCAAGGAATAACAAAATGAATGATAGTATGCCTAACCTTCATCATGCGTTGCTCATAGTTTGCTTTTGAGGGTCCAACACATTCCTGCTCAAAACTTTGGTTGCATTGCAGAAAGCCGGCATTGAACTTTGCCATGGAAGGAAGTCTGAGGACTTGAAGTTGGTCCATTTTGTCCTCACATCGAACATACAATGCCTCACACAGTTTTGCTGATTCATACTCATTTGCCATCATGATGTTTTTATAAGCCTACATAGAATCCACAGTAAATATCTGTACAAGGGATCACAATATATTGCAGAATGTACAATCCTATATGATATTGCAAATACTGTAGTCCTAGCATAGGCACctatgaaaatataaattgataGTATATTGAATTTCAAACTAGCAAACCCCAAATACGCTACACATGGCATAAAGCACATGCCAAATCCAGAACTGTGATACCCAACAGCAGTGAGCCAACTATGATGAGAAAGTCAATTAACAgaaaaaatcatgaaatactaAATTATCCATGTACATTTATTTGTAAAAGCAATTTTCAACTTGTGGTTTTAAGTGAGTAAGGTGGCCTAAATGATATCTTCTGATTCAACAGCTATGAAAAACTTTTAGAAGGGGGGCATTAATAATCAGGTCTGATCTTGTACTTGACATGTATTAAAACCAGTgctgctctctctctctttggTTGAGAGTGGTCTGTATTTGGATCAGTTGGGAGTTTTTAGCCATGATTTTGTACGAGTTCAAAACACTAGTCAAGAATCTTCAAGTCAATCAGCAAAATCTTTtgcagaaaaattaattttacttcTCTGCATATCAgttccaaaaataaaaaaatctatgaTTCTTGATTTAATGGGAAAAGAATCATCACATCATACCTTCCCTATTTCTTCTTCCAGTTGCATGACTGATCTCTTTGCATGGTTACGGCCAAAATGCTGTTCATCAAAAGATTTCACTGCTTCCCCTCTAGACCTTCCATGGGCCTCTTGCAGAGATTGCTCTGGGAGTGGTAACATTAATTTTGCCATTGTTTCACTGTATAGCTTCAAACATCTCTCAAGGATACCCTTGTTGAAAACCTCCACAAGAGATCCAGTTGATGGAATCTCCCCTTTATTCAAGGCTTCAAGTATCTGAaaatttttaagataaaaaGATGAGGGAATATATATGATCCGCATCATTAAATCTAGATTTCAACTATACTCTTGTTTGCTTCTTCTTTCCCCCCTTATTCCTTCCATTCCCTAGCATAGCAAACTTAACATGTGGTAAAACAAGGTCATTACTGCTATATGAAGGAATGGTGTTCCAATATACTTGGTACTTGAAACCATTTTTTCAAGGATGTCATCCAACGCCAAGCGCTAATTGCATATCACACAGATACACTGCTAAGAATATAAGAGACCCGTGTCATATTTAGTTGAAATTATGGGCATCTAAGAAATTCCTTGTTAATTTATTATCTAACCTTCTATCTTTTACGCCCTCTCAGGAGAAGTGGCAAATGATGCATTAACAAAAGAATGCCTACTGCCTAGTCCCTAGTGAACCAAAAATTGCTATACAATAACTATTCCCCCCCATGGAAACTTTCTTTTCGATAAAATAAAAGCAAAAGATTTACAAGATTAACATTGAAAAAATGGAAAGAAATGTGAAATTGACATACAGTTTAAAATAAACTCAGTTTTCACATCTCCAACACAAAACTTTGCTTTTATGTAAAATTCCACCTGATGACTCAGCAGGTTGGTATAAACAAATGTACCTGTTCCAAAAAAGTTACAAACTCTTGTCCGTTTAGAAGTTTTCCCTGCACAATCTTTGGGCGAACAATGCTAGCAACAAGCTCCTTCAATTGCTCCCTTTTTTTAACATATACTGGGTCAAGCTCAACATCTTTCATGTCACAAAGCTTTGTTCGCTGGATATGAGGCTGTCCAAATTCACAGTGCAAGGTTATGGAAGGTAATTAAAGATCCACATgaaattgatataaaaataagACATGTTCTTCATcccttctttcatttttttcattCATTTGCTTTTGACCTTTTGTGTTGACTTCAATGGTAGCATATTAACGGGGAAAGACTCAAAGACTATTGTTTAATGCAACAAACACATAGTAAGCTCTTACCTGTGGCAAGCTAAAAGCTGTGCTGTTATCACCCATAATAGCAAGGGATTCTCGAATTTGGTTAACCTGATAaaaggtccaagaagagtgacAACTCCCAGaatcataaattttaatgaCTGTATTGGAATTCAAATCATGCAGACAAGTGAAGTACCTGATCAATATTTTTATCCCCTGCATTAAGAACAAGCACCCACAATCAAACCTCTGTTTAATAACACAGTTATTAAGGATAACACTTCATCTTTAATAAAATCTGGCTTGGAGGGGAAAAAGCACTAACCATTATTGTTAGGGACACGTTGAAGGGCTTCATTCACCATTTCCTGAACCGATTTCCCTTCTATATAACCCAAAAACAATCAGTTTTCAAGTATAGAAGATGTCAAAACATGAATAGATGAACCCAAAGGTAATAAGAATAATTAAGTATTAATGTGCAATttatggaaaaagagatgcaAATTGTTCATTACTTCTTTAAATAGGcctctcaaataaatttaaacaaaaaaaagttTCATCACTTAGTTAGTGATTATTGTATAGTTTAACTTGCTTCTAACACTTAACAATTATCTTTTATATTCAATTTACTAAACATAAATCACTTTTAATATTGTgtggattttttaatttcacGACATAGTAGTTATATATGTTTTATGGATGAtatttaattacataaaaaatatcattaaattttttaacttataatTATGCTTTAGCCCtccaaatttttaattctagatTCATCCCTGAAAACATACCATAATGAGGAATGTAAACCCACCTTAAGTCTATTGAATCAGAAACCTACAATCATCTATCATGCAGCACTCCATTGATCCATTGAGTTTGGAAAAAGCAAAGTCATACAAAAATTTCAGTGGCACAAATGGACAaattgataaagtaaaaactgaAAGGGAACAACAGATTTCAAGATTCGATGCATCCACCCCACCAGATGTTGCAGGCAGCAGCATATAAGACCTAGATCGTCATTGATAGAAGCAAGCAGCTATTCAACAAATAAAATCCCAAGTTATTTATGAACTTACGTAGAAAATCACGCTGGATAAGCCACagtagttttgcaggttcaaaaGCAACACCTTggccctatatatatataagtaacAGTTGTTCGATTACCCATCAGTCTCAGATATCCAACtcaaagaaaacatataaagaGGAATATCTTTGCATGACTTGTAAATTACCTTAACTCTAAGTCCCATGTAGTTGTCAGACCACCCATGAAACAACTAGTGTTAGTGAGGTAGTTAAGGTGTCAAAAGAAAAAACCACAAATTGTTTTTGCAGCTTACACAGTTTATTCTTTAATCAGATATGAAGATGAACTCAAAAGAAGAAGTGCAAACCTTCCATAAAATTCTTCAGCAAGCTCGACTGCAAATGACAGGCGGGATATGTCAGCTTCTCGGATCTAAACAGACAATGGAACAAACATGTAAGTATTGCCAAAAGAATTAACTAAAATGAGAATCTTGATGACAAATTGCCAATAACCTTGTACTTATAACCTCACATTAGGAAAGCAAATTGTAAATGTCAGATATTATTGCCTACATAAAAAAAAAGGCATAGACATGTCATGTTTTGTTTTTCGTTATACAGCTAGTCTAGATCAAAAAGAAAAGTTAGGATTCTCATATGTAAACAGGTCTGCTAGTTTCAAACTTCCAGTTACCAATTAATATACAGTGTGTTCgcacaaaattatttaatggaAAATGTTAATATAAAGTTACAGTATTCACCATCAGTTTCTAGGAGAAGAAATAGGACACCAAATAGTGGATGTTGGATGGGGTAGTAAAAAATGCTTATTAACTGAATTATGGTTTCGGCTACAGTACCCTTAGTTGAAAATCATAATTGGTATTCTAGTACAAACAGAAAAAATCCATACTCCAATGCTTAAGGACTCCCATATTGTGGGCTTTGGGCTGGCATAAATGTACATGCTGAGTGTCAATCCTtttggtgtttttttttttttttaataaataaagtcTCTCAGATGTCAGGTACCCCTGGAATTTTTGTCagtgaataaaaattgaaaGGAATCTGGAAGTtcacataattaatttattaaaaaaaatttctaaatataGAAACATGTCAAAAAGTTCAGCATTTCCTTAGCAATAGgcctaaaaataaatattttctttgattCTAGTGATAAATTTTATCCAGAAGGCTATTCTTTTCATCTATGATAAAAGAGTTGCTCAATCATAAAGCATACCAAGCATCCAGCACAAAAAAGTCATAGAAAGCTATAGCATAATTATTTGTGGGTCTAACAAGTCTGACTTTCAGAGAACAACTCTTCCAGAAAAAGTATATTGAAGGCTAAAGTACAGATAAATAACTAACCGTCTCAGGCAAATTATAAATAAGTACAGAACTCAAGACAGTTGCCAGAGCAAATATCCTGCAAGAGCAGATGTGAGAAGGTAAATGGGATATTCAAAGGCAAGTAGAGGTTACATGATTTGGAATTTACCGGTCATCATATACATTTGACTTTCCAACACTTTCAAATCCCTCTGTGTCAAGGTAAAACACAGATGTTTTGACTCCATCAATATCCAATTCAATTGGAGTTCCCCAAACCCAAATCCCTGAAGCAAAGAATAAGAAATATTAAAGATGATTCCTAGAAAAGAATAGCATAGACTTTTGCTCAAATTTGGATTACCTTTTGTCTTTGTGTCACGCATATGTCCAACTCCAAAACCTGAAGAGGGAAAAATTGACCTCAAGGGTATTTACAATTAAGcgtgtaaaattataaataacttaaaCATGGTGAAGACAATACCTCCATaacaagaaagggaaagaagcTGATTAAGCAAAAATGATTTTCCAGAGCGGTATGGACCAATGACCTGATTATGCAACCATCAGTATAAGAGGAAAAATATATGCAAAATACAATAGAACAGCTGCTCTTCATGGTTatgtatattataaatataatttctacatttttttaacaaaaaaagttTACATGTTAAATGCTAGACATGCTATATGGACAACTTATACAAAACTGTTGCGCAAAAAGCATCAAGAAATTGGTCAAGTTTCACTGCCTcatacaaaatttttataagaCATGAGAATTCCTAAAATTTGATGAAACTTAGAATTGTCTCAAGCATAGATTTCTTATCATCATAAATTCACTGTCAACAAGAGTTCTGAATCCCAAATCATGAGGAATAGCATGAGATCCCACAAAGCAGCAACTGATTAGGcagaaaaaatatagaaaacatCAACTCTCTCACTACAACTGATACTCCACaagtttatttttcttctttctcatgGTTGGTGAAAGATTCCATAACTATCCTTTCTAGATCCAGATTCAATTTTCAACTTATGACTCCATATTAACATTACACTCATGGACAACAATTTCATTTTGATAATAAacaaaaatgttaaaatttatcaaatagTCGCTCAGAAGGGAACACAAGCTCCAAAAAACAACAAGATCACTTTCCTTCTAAGAACAGCACATAAATTCGTCATATATTTTTCTCATGGTAGTATAATGAGCTCAAACTTCATGTATCTTTTAACTAAATTAGGTGAAAATAAGTTGCAATTCTTAGAAACTTAAGAAGATGTATCTCATGCATACAGCAACTGCAGCAATCGGGGTTGTTATTCGTCTGATGGCTTCCAAGCCACTGCTAGCAAGCTGAAGCTTTGTATGACCAGGGTCAGGTTCAATAATCGGAAACCTGCATATGCCGAAAAGAGACACGTATTAAATGAGATAAAATTGTGTTGTTAGCTTCTTGAGAACATCTAAAATATATGATGAAGAAACAATTATGATGCCCAGAATCAATGCAACAAAACACAATGAAAAGTGTTCAAGGAATGATTTGGGAGAAGTGAACATTTAGATGTCCAAAAATAAGCAAGATTGAAATTGACATGCCAGGATAACGAAAACCCACAACCAACAAGAATAACGAGGTGAAGCATTTGGGAATATACTGGCAGTTGCACTTTCCATACAAAATGCATacctgataaaaaaaaaaaatttaatactatCTATCCAACATAAAAATGAGATTCCATATTTCATAAAAGCACAGGCCTACAAGCAAtaccattttttttataaaaaaaaattgcccCCAAATAATCAATTTTATAGTTACTTCCAACTTTATAGACTTTGAATCCTCAAGTTTGTTTTGCACAGTTGCACTATCTTTGAACTTCAAACGTGTTTCCCATAATACAAGACTAAAAAACTGCCAATTGTGCTGGTTAGCATGTCTAGTCAACTGCACTCCGTATAAACAAAAGATGGGATTAATCTAGGTTTGGCTCTTCTTCATTGCTAAATACATGACCGTAGCTAGCTTGAAAATATAACATAATCCATTTGATTGAACCCCAAAAGAATACTCTAAACTTGTACATCAAGCTCAATTGGCACTGGAAATAAtcaatgccatgtgatatcttacCAAAGATCTTAAAAGCATACACTTTAAAAAAGTATACCTTTGCATAACAATTAAGCATGAAAGCTTCAGAAACCAGCTTTATGCTAATTCTAAAACTAGATGCCGCAAATCTATTCGAATAGATACAAATCCATAAATTTGCAATAATAAGAACAATAATAGCAAAAAGCGCTACAACGGTTTGAGATTACTTACGCTTGCTGGAAATTGTCAATTGAGAGAGAACCGGATGCAGAAAGGCGGAG
The Manihot esculenta cultivar AM560-2 chromosome 1, M.esculenta_v8, whole genome shotgun sequence genome window above contains:
- the LOC110611415 gene encoding DJ-1 protein homolog E — translated: MGSVAQKSALILCGDYMEDYEVIVPFFMLQSLGVRVDCASPGKRSGDKCFTAIHDYLGFELYTELQGHFFTLNANYEDETVESYDTLIIPGGRFTEILSADDKVISMVRRFAETGKPLITSCHSQLMLAAAGLLQGKRCTAFTSLKPIIELAGGTWWEQPGVESVLDITACLKDGNLVSSIGWPGHGEYMRVLLESMGAKISRSHMNSVLVVLADYVEDYEVNVPFRALQGLGCKVDAVCPSKKKGESCVTAIQDDEGALVCSEKRGHNFVVNANWSDISVDDYDCLVLPGGRSPELLVINEKVVSLIKEFADRGKIVAAIGQGKWLLAAAGTLKGKRCASSHGMKAIVKVGGGEVVESEGCVRHGNLVTASGWPALPAFLTELTRALGLSVVF
- the LOC110611401 gene encoding guanylate-binding protein 4 — encoded protein: MKISCWIFVISLILRLSASGSLSIDNFQQAFPIIEPDPGHTKLQLASSGLEAIRRITTPIAAVAVIGPYRSGKSFLLNQLLSLSCYGGFGVGHMRDTKTKGIWVWGTPIELDIDGVKTSVFYLDTEGFESVGKSNVYDDRIFALATVLSSVLIYNLPETIREADISRLSFAVELAEEFYGRVKGQGVAFEPAKLLWLIQRDFLQGKSVQEMVNEALQRVPNNNGDKNIDQVNQIRESLAIMGDNSTAFSLPQPHIQRTKLCDMKDVELDPVYVKKREQLKELVASIVRPKIVQGKLLNGQEFVTFLEQILEALNKGEIPSTGSLVEVFNKGILERCLKLYSETMAKLMLPLPEQSLQEAHGRSRGEAVKSFDEQHFGRNHAKRSVMQLEEEIGKAYKNIMMANEYESAKLCEALYVRCEDKMDQLQVLRLPSMAKFNAGFLQCNQSFEQECVGPSKANYEQRMMKMLGKSKSLFIKEYNQRLFNWLVAFSLVMVVVGRFIIKFILIEMGAWILFIFLETYTRMFWSAESLYYNPIWHFIVATWETVVYSPILDLDRWAVPICFVASILVIYWRCYGKRKHGSRWHLPVYNNSKGGSNRPRSD